AATTATACCAAAATACAAAATGAACAGGGAGTAAATCCGTGATAGATGTTAGAGGTGTTACCAAATCATACGGGGCATTTGATGCAGTTAAAGATGTATCATTTTCTGTAGAACAGGGCGAAATCCTCGGTTTTTTGGGACCTAATGGCGCCGGCAAGACAACGACCATGAAAATGATCACCTGCTATATGCCGCCTACCCATGGAACCATTACCGTCGATGGTCTGGATGTAAGAAATGAATCAATGGGCGTTCGGCAGAAGATAGGCTACTTGCCGGAATCAACCCCCTTATATGAAGAAATGGGTGTGCGGGATTATCTGAATTTTATCGCCGATGTCCGTAAGATCAAGGGTCAAGCCAGAACCAGTGCCATGGATCGGGTAATTCAGATCTGTGGTCTTAACACAGTTGTCCACAAAGATATTCATGAACTATCAAAAGGTTTTCGTCAACGCTTGGGATTGGCTCAAGCGATTATCCATGATCCTGAGATCTTGGTGCTTGATGAACCCACAACCGGATTGGATCCCAACCAGATCATTGAGATCCGCAACCTGATCAGGGAATTGGGCGAAAGCAAGACTGTGATATTTTCGACTCACATCATGCAGGAAGTCCAGGCTACCAGCGATCGGGTGTTGATCATCGATCAGGGTAAGATCGCAGCACACGGAACGACAGAAGAGCTAAAAGCAGGCATGGCGGGTCAGACTCATTTGGAACTTGTATTGAGACATGTAGAAAAAGCTGCATTTATTGAATCACTCAAGACATTCGAGACTGTCAAACTGGAAGATGTTATCATCCAAAAGAACGGCGATCTGGAAGCTTCACTCAACGTGGATTCTGGAATTGATATCCGCGAACAATTGTTTGATCTGGCAGTTTCCAATAATTGGAAAGTGCTTGAATCCTCACCATCTTCCTTTACGCTTGAAGATGTTTTTAGAAAATTGACCAAATAAGGAATCAGTCATGACTGAAATTCTCGCTATTTATAAAAAAGAGATGAAGACCTATTTCAACTCACCAATTGCCTTCATCGTTGTTTCCTCATTTCTCGTAATTA
This region of Candidatus Neomarinimicrobiota bacterium genomic DNA includes:
- a CDS encoding ATP-binding cassette domain-containing protein, with product MIDVRGVTKSYGAFDAVKDVSFSVEQGEILGFLGPNGAGKTTTMKMITCYMPPTHGTITVDGLDVRNESMGVRQKIGYLPESTPLYEEMGVRDYLNFIADVRKIKGQARTSAMDRVIQICGLNTVVHKDIHELSKGFRQRLGLAQAIIHDPEILVLDEPTTGLDPNQIIEIRNLIRELGESKTVIFSTHIMQEVQATSDRVLIIDQGKIAAHGTTEELKAGMAGQTHLELVLRHVEKAAFIESLKTFETVKLEDVIIQKNGDLEASLNVDSGIDIREQLFDLAVSNNWKVLESSPSSFTLEDVFRKLTK